One Brachyspira hampsonii genomic window, CCTACATGCAATGTAACATAGCATACAGTAACTCCAATAGATTTTATTTTCTCTAAAAGCTCTTTTGTAAAATGAAGTCCGGAAGTAGGAGAAGCTATACTGCCCTCATTTTTGGCATATACATTCTGATAAAACTCTTTATCATTACTATTATATTCTTCCTCACCTTTTCTTTTTCTGCTTTGAATTATATACGGAGGAAGCGGAATCTTTCCTATAGCATCTAAAATATCGCTTGTCAATGGTTTTGAAAATTTTATTATTTTAGTTGATATATTATCTTTTTCTATTAATGCCTCAATATTTCCTACATTATCTAAATGAGAATAATCTAAATATAATGTATCAGCCTCTTTAATATTTTTACCCTTTATCAAACATTCCCAAGTGCTTTCGTCATTATTAACTTTATTAAGAAGCAGAATCTCTGAATTGCCTCCTGTATTTTTTTTCGCGTATATTCTAGCAGGTATTACTTTGCTGTCATTTAAAACTAATACATCATCTTTATTTAAATAATTAATAATATCTGCAAATATCTTATGTTCTAATTTACCCGTATTCTTATTCAAAGTCATTAATTTACAATGATCTCTTTCATAATTAGGATTAGTTGCTATTAAGTTCTCAGGTAAATAAAAATTATAGGTTTCTTTATTAAAATAATCTGTCATAACTTTTTACCGCTCATTTTTTATTTAGAATGTTACTATTATCTTTCTTTGTCTTAAAAATTTGGTAAGGCTTTTTTTAGTTGCAGAACTAGATTTTACTATAGCATATTCATCATTAATTTTTGTTATAATTATGCCTTTTCTTTTAGCCTCATAAATTATTTCTTCTAATTTATTGGCATCTTTTATTATAACAAGAGTAACATTATCATATACATAAGAAATAATACCTCTTTCATACCATCTCTTTATACTAGTTTCTATATGCTTAGGAATATCTACATTATTGTCTAATAATGTATTTTTTAATACTGCCAAAAATTTATTAAATGAATACTCAGATTCTTCATCGCTTATAATAGTTTTTCCTTTTAATATGTTTTCTTCTGTCATAGTATAAGTGTATACTGTTTCCTGCTTATCAAGTTCAAAATACAAATTACACATATAAATAAAATTATTAGAAAACAAATAATGATTTATCAATGTAAGTTCAAAATTTCCATTAATAAATGATCTTTTTAAATTACTCTCTTCTGTATAGGTATTGATATTTCTAACTGCAAGCACGGCATTCTCATAAAAAGATGCTTCAGCAATTCCTAAAATAAACATAGAATAAATAACATTATTATATATTTCAGCAGTTATAGAAATATTATATTTTTCTTTCAATTTCATAAATAGTACAGATTTTGATATGCTTTCTTTCTCCATAATAGAAAAAATATGCTTATAATAATCAGAATAATTTTTATAAACTTTTTTT contains:
- the queA gene encoding tRNA preQ1(34) S-adenosylmethionine ribosyltransferase-isomerase QueA gives rise to the protein MTDYFNKETYNFYLPENLIATNPNYERDHCKLMTLNKNTGKLEHKIFADIINYLNKDDVLVLNDSKVIPARIYAKKNTGGNSEILLLNKVNNDESTWECLIKGKNIKEADTLYLDYSHLDNVGNIEALIEKDNISTKIIKFSKPLTSDILDAIGKIPLPPYIIQSRKRKGEEEYNSNDKEFYQNVYAKNEGSIASPTSGLHFTKELLEKIKSIGVTVCYVTLHVGFSTFNPLKEDDLRNHIMHEEKFIIPKDSYDIIVNAKKEGRRVVSCGTTVARVLESEYDNYDFKRMEGSTNIFIYPPYKFKCVDALITNFHTPHSTLLAMVSAFAGYDNIINAYKTAVENNYRFFSYGDAMFMFE